The Engystomops pustulosus chromosome 4, aEngPut4.maternal, whole genome shotgun sequence genome contains a region encoding:
- the MANSC1 gene encoding MANSC domain-containing protein 1 isoform X3 → MACCAVLLPCAVLLPALLLVLGDGSCVPHALPDLVIDISQAVARGARFTDPLSVLSEEECLTACCAQQDMAGDRDCNLLVYDARKGPGLQNCYIFHCPTSDDCPLTPSPGVRSYSIWSDSSSLRRLDSANKVQKKLKSSDRSRAPSSPEKTSNQNNKKPSPAIASQGSAKLYPKEEADDSPKSITTQLLHLTEELDQHLEELGSKPGAAEEDDLRVHRPSPTEAVVVVRTTTVKSIHSAAKEEKPDMKPENLKIYLPTAGTGPNRTSTAPPQPVPRTKPSAASQAAPPAKQPERDHSAPKKVSHPLPALTTERHTGPPQRATRPSPVRTPKPSKETMDQDKTPPTARPAPAVHLEEAGGVLPSLEDRSGLVAALVFGVLFLMVVIGLVSRKVSEVRRRHRYTKLDYLINGMYVDT, encoded by the exons ATggcgtgctgtgctgtgctcctcccctgcgcTGTGCTCCTCCCTGCTCTGCTCCTGGTGTTGGGGGATGGGTCCTGTGTCCCCCACGCTCTCCCGGATCTGGTGATAGACATCAGTCAGGCCGTGGCACGTGGCGCCCGATTCACAGATCCGCTGAGTGTCCTGAGCGAGGAGGAGTGTCTGACCGCGTGCTGTGCGCAGCAGGACATGGCGG GTGATCGGGACTGTAACCTTCTGGTATATGACGCCAGGAAAGGCCCCGGACTCCAGAACTGCTACATCTTCCACTGCCCCACGTCAGACGACTGCCCCCTGACCCCCAGCCCGGGGGTCCGCAGCTACAGCATCTGGTCAG ATTCTTCCAGTCTGCGACGTCTGGACTCGGCCAACAAGGTGCAGAAGAAGCTGAAGTCCAGTGACCGCAGCAGAGCCCCGAGCTCTCCAGAGAAGACGTCCAACCAAAACAACAAGAAACCGAGCCCCGCTATTGCCTCGCAGGGATCAGCCAAACTCTACCCTAAAGAGGAAGCGGACGACTCCCCCAAAAGCATCACCACCCAACTGCTGCACCTCACCGAGGAGCTGGACCAACACCTGGAGGAGCTGGGGTCCAAACCCGGAGCTGCCGAGGAGGATGACCTCCGAGTCCACCGCCCCTCCCCTACCGAGGCCGTAGTCGTAGTCAGAACCACAACAGTAAAGAGCATTCACTCTGCAGCCAAGGAGGAAAAACCTGACATGAAACCAGAAAACCTCAAAATCTACTTACCCACGGCGGGCACCGGGCCCAACAGAACCAGCACCGCCCCCCCTCAGCCGGTGCCCCGGACCAAACCCAGCGCCGCTTCTCAGGCCGCGCCCCCTGCCAAACAACCCGAGCGAGACCACTCCGCACCCAAGAAGGTGAGTCACCCCCTGCCCGCGCTGACCACCGAGCGCCACACCGGACCCCCGCAGAGGGCGACTCGCCCCTCCCCCGTACGGACTCCCAAACCCAGCAAGGAGACTATGGACCAGGACAAGACCCCGCCCACAGCGCGGCCCGCCCCTGCGGTGcacctggaggaggctgggggggtCCTGCCctcgctggaggacaggagtggCCTGGTGGCAGCCCTGGTGTTCGGGGTGCTGTTCCTCATGGTGGTCATCGGATTGGTCAGCCGCAAGGTGTCAGAGGTGCGGCGCCGCCATCGCTACACCAAGCTGGACTATCTCATCAACGGGATGTATGTGGACACCTAG
- the MANSC1 gene encoding MANSC domain-containing protein 1 isoform X1, with protein MQVGAGCHVTGPRGCRVSCRLGSCDFSPVRQTPPPDVMACCAVLLPCAVLLPALLLVLGDGSCVPHALPDLVIDISQAVARGARFTDPLSVLSEEECLTACCAQQDMAGDRDCNLLVYDARKGPGLQNCYIFHCPTSDDCPLTPSPGVRSYSIWSDSSSLRRLDSANKVQKKLKSSDRSRAPSSPEKTSNQNNKKPSPAIASQGSAKLYPKEEADDSPKSITTQLLHLTEELDQHLEELGSKPGAAEEDDLRVHRPSPTEAVVVVRTTTVKSIHSAAKEEKPDMKPENLKIYLPTAGTGPNRTSTAPPQPVPRTKPSAASQAAPPAKQPERDHSAPKKVSHPLPALTTERHTGPPQRATRPSPVRTPKPSKETMDQDKTPPTARPAPAVHLEEAGGVLPSLEDRSGLVAALVFGVLFLMVVIGLVSRKVSEVRRRHRYTKLDYLINGMYVDT; from the exons atgcaggtgggtgctgggtgtcatgtGACCGGACCCCGGGGGTGCag GGTCAGTTGTCGTTTGGGGTCATGTGACTTCTCCCCGGTTCGGCAGACTCCTCCCCCTGATGTCATggcgtgctgtgctgtgctcctcccctgcgcTGTGCTCCTCCCTGCTCTGCTCCTGGTGTTGGGGGATGGGTCCTGTGTCCCCCACGCTCTCCCGGATCTGGTGATAGACATCAGTCAGGCCGTGGCACGTGGCGCCCGATTCACAGATCCGCTGAGTGTCCTGAGCGAGGAGGAGTGTCTGACCGCGTGCTGTGCGCAGCAGGACATGGCGG GTGATCGGGACTGTAACCTTCTGGTATATGACGCCAGGAAAGGCCCCGGACTCCAGAACTGCTACATCTTCCACTGCCCCACGTCAGACGACTGCCCCCTGACCCCCAGCCCGGGGGTCCGCAGCTACAGCATCTGGTCAG ATTCTTCCAGTCTGCGACGTCTGGACTCGGCCAACAAGGTGCAGAAGAAGCTGAAGTCCAGTGACCGCAGCAGAGCCCCGAGCTCTCCAGAGAAGACGTCCAACCAAAACAACAAGAAACCGAGCCCCGCTATTGCCTCGCAGGGATCAGCCAAACTCTACCCTAAAGAGGAAGCGGACGACTCCCCCAAAAGCATCACCACCCAACTGCTGCACCTCACCGAGGAGCTGGACCAACACCTGGAGGAGCTGGGGTCCAAACCCGGAGCTGCCGAGGAGGATGACCTCCGAGTCCACCGCCCCTCCCCTACCGAGGCCGTAGTCGTAGTCAGAACCACAACAGTAAAGAGCATTCACTCTGCAGCCAAGGAGGAAAAACCTGACATGAAACCAGAAAACCTCAAAATCTACTTACCCACGGCGGGCACCGGGCCCAACAGAACCAGCACCGCCCCCCCTCAGCCGGTGCCCCGGACCAAACCCAGCGCCGCTTCTCAGGCCGCGCCCCCTGCCAAACAACCCGAGCGAGACCACTCCGCACCCAAGAAGGTGAGTCACCCCCTGCCCGCGCTGACCACCGAGCGCCACACCGGACCCCCGCAGAGGGCGACTCGCCCCTCCCCCGTACGGACTCCCAAACCCAGCAAGGAGACTATGGACCAGGACAAGACCCCGCCCACAGCGCGGCCCGCCCCTGCGGTGcacctggaggaggctgggggggtCCTGCCctcgctggaggacaggagtggCCTGGTGGCAGCCCTGGTGTTCGGGGTGCTGTTCCTCATGGTGGTCATCGGATTGGTCAGCCGCAAGGTGTCAGAGGTGCGGCGCCGCCATCGCTACACCAAGCTGGACTATCTCATCAACGGGATGTATGTGGACACCTAG
- the MANSC1 gene encoding MANSC domain-containing protein 1 isoform X2: MALRVRSCGAWHWGGVSCRLGSCDFSPVRQTPPPDVMACCAVLLPCAVLLPALLLVLGDGSCVPHALPDLVIDISQAVARGARFTDPLSVLSEEECLTACCAQQDMAGDRDCNLLVYDARKGPGLQNCYIFHCPTSDDCPLTPSPGVRSYSIWSDSSSLRRLDSANKVQKKLKSSDRSRAPSSPEKTSNQNNKKPSPAIASQGSAKLYPKEEADDSPKSITTQLLHLTEELDQHLEELGSKPGAAEEDDLRVHRPSPTEAVVVVRTTTVKSIHSAAKEEKPDMKPENLKIYLPTAGTGPNRTSTAPPQPVPRTKPSAASQAAPPAKQPERDHSAPKKVSHPLPALTTERHTGPPQRATRPSPVRTPKPSKETMDQDKTPPTARPAPAVHLEEAGGVLPSLEDRSGLVAALVFGVLFLMVVIGLVSRKVSEVRRRHRYTKLDYLINGMYVDT; encoded by the exons ATGGCGTTACGTGTCCGTTCCTGCGGCGCCTGGCATTGGGGCGG GGTCAGTTGTCGTTTGGGGTCATGTGACTTCTCCCCGGTTCGGCAGACTCCTCCCCCTGATGTCATggcgtgctgtgctgtgctcctcccctgcgcTGTGCTCCTCCCTGCTCTGCTCCTGGTGTTGGGGGATGGGTCCTGTGTCCCCCACGCTCTCCCGGATCTGGTGATAGACATCAGTCAGGCCGTGGCACGTGGCGCCCGATTCACAGATCCGCTGAGTGTCCTGAGCGAGGAGGAGTGTCTGACCGCGTGCTGTGCGCAGCAGGACATGGCGG GTGATCGGGACTGTAACCTTCTGGTATATGACGCCAGGAAAGGCCCCGGACTCCAGAACTGCTACATCTTCCACTGCCCCACGTCAGACGACTGCCCCCTGACCCCCAGCCCGGGGGTCCGCAGCTACAGCATCTGGTCAG ATTCTTCCAGTCTGCGACGTCTGGACTCGGCCAACAAGGTGCAGAAGAAGCTGAAGTCCAGTGACCGCAGCAGAGCCCCGAGCTCTCCAGAGAAGACGTCCAACCAAAACAACAAGAAACCGAGCCCCGCTATTGCCTCGCAGGGATCAGCCAAACTCTACCCTAAAGAGGAAGCGGACGACTCCCCCAAAAGCATCACCACCCAACTGCTGCACCTCACCGAGGAGCTGGACCAACACCTGGAGGAGCTGGGGTCCAAACCCGGAGCTGCCGAGGAGGATGACCTCCGAGTCCACCGCCCCTCCCCTACCGAGGCCGTAGTCGTAGTCAGAACCACAACAGTAAAGAGCATTCACTCTGCAGCCAAGGAGGAAAAACCTGACATGAAACCAGAAAACCTCAAAATCTACTTACCCACGGCGGGCACCGGGCCCAACAGAACCAGCACCGCCCCCCCTCAGCCGGTGCCCCGGACCAAACCCAGCGCCGCTTCTCAGGCCGCGCCCCCTGCCAAACAACCCGAGCGAGACCACTCCGCACCCAAGAAGGTGAGTCACCCCCTGCCCGCGCTGACCACCGAGCGCCACACCGGACCCCCGCAGAGGGCGACTCGCCCCTCCCCCGTACGGACTCCCAAACCCAGCAAGGAGACTATGGACCAGGACAAGACCCCGCCCACAGCGCGGCCCGCCCCTGCGGTGcacctggaggaggctgggggggtCCTGCCctcgctggaggacaggagtggCCTGGTGGCAGCCCTGGTGTTCGGGGTGCTGTTCCTCATGGTGGTCATCGGATTGGTCAGCCGCAAGGTGTCAGAGGTGCGGCGCCGCCATCGCTACACCAAGCTGGACTATCTCATCAACGGGATGTATGTGGACACCTAG